A portion of the Nitrospira defluvii genome contains these proteins:
- the dtd gene encoding D-aminoacyl-tRNA deacylase — MKAVIQRVTRASVEVEGHTVGRIGVGLLVLLGIAKGDEERDLLHVVDKLHTLRIFADEQGKMNRSLTEVGGAILLVSQFTLLGDTTKGRRPGFDHAAPPDEARRWYEQAVTRLRSAGVKVETGVFGAHMQVELLNDGPVTFLLDSRRGS; from the coding sequence ATGAAGGCAGTTATTCAACGTGTGACACGAGCCTCCGTCGAGGTAGAGGGACACACCGTCGGCCGTATTGGTGTCGGTCTCCTGGTGTTGTTGGGTATAGCCAAAGGCGACGAGGAGCGTGATCTGCTGCACGTAGTCGACAAGCTTCATACGCTCAGGATCTTTGCCGATGAGCAAGGAAAAATGAACCGATCTTTGACTGAGGTCGGCGGCGCGATCCTGCTCGTGTCTCAGTTCACGTTGCTTGGTGATACCACAAAGGGGCGTCGCCCGGGGTTCGATCACGCGGCCCCGCCGGACGAGGCGCGGAGATGGTATGAGCAGGCGGTGACTCGCCTTCGCTCGGCCGGAGTGAAGGTGGAAACAGGTGTGTTCGGTGCTCATATGCAGGTGGAACTCCTGAATGATGGGCCGGTGACGTTTCTGTTGGACAGTCGTCGGGGATCGTGA
- a CDS encoding TPM domain-containing protein, with the protein MATGERPALTDEERARIEAAVHAAEQMTSAEIVPMIVGRSGLYREAHHRAGLLAAALMLTALLTIDSVWLPWGWHAANAVWLLGAALAAYAGGSWIGRWPPVLRLFTSHERMRHKVQLRAERAFAQHGLTRTRERTGLLLMVSWLERQVYVLADHALRDRVSTEQWQDVTGVMVERLRAGDLAGGLCRGIEASGRLLAPVCPPRSGDNPNELSNDVIQDL; encoded by the coding sequence GTGGCGACTGGTGAGCGGCCGGCACTGACCGATGAGGAGCGCGCACGGATTGAGGCGGCGGTGCATGCCGCCGAACAGATGACCAGCGCGGAGATTGTCCCCATGATTGTCGGGCGGTCTGGTCTGTACCGCGAGGCGCACCATCGAGCAGGTCTGCTGGCAGCCGCGCTGATGCTGACCGCGTTACTCACGATCGACAGCGTCTGGCTGCCCTGGGGATGGCATGCCGCCAATGCGGTGTGGTTGCTGGGGGCGGCGCTGGCCGCCTACGCCGGCGGCTCATGGATCGGGCGGTGGCCGCCCGTGTTGCGCCTCTTCACGTCCCATGAACGGATGCGGCACAAAGTGCAATTGCGCGCGGAGCGGGCGTTCGCCCAGCATGGACTCACGCGCACGCGTGAACGGACCGGATTGTTGCTGATGGTGTCTTGGCTTGAGCGTCAGGTCTACGTGCTGGCCGACCATGCCCTTCGCGATCGGGTGTCGACTGAGCAGTGGCAGGACGTGACAGGGGTGATGGTCGAGCGTTTGAGGGCCGGGGATCTCGCTGGCGGGTTGTGTCGTGGAATCGAGGCGAGCGGAAGACTCTTGGCGCCTGTGTGTCCCCCTCGTAGCGGAGATAATCCGAACGAATTGTCCAACGATGTGATCCAGGATCTCTGA
- the xth gene encoding exodeoxyribonuclease III, with translation MKIATFNVNSLRKRLAIVLQWLERHQPDVLCLQETKVQDSEFPLTALAASGYDITFRGMKAYNGVAVLSRTKPEAVSYGFDDGGDVEDARLLRVVIQGIPIINTYVPQGFEIDSPKYQYKLKWYERLRNHFESHLSPKEPAIWCGDMNVAPRPIDVHSPEKHLKHVCYHEDARNAYGKTVAWGFEDVFCKLYPDRQQFTFFDYRAPSALAANKGWRIDHILATAPLAQRCQRVDVDLEPRRATDPSDHTVLWADFSL, from the coding sequence ATGAAAATCGCGACCTTCAACGTCAATTCCCTGCGGAAGCGTCTTGCAATTGTGTTGCAGTGGTTGGAACGCCATCAGCCGGATGTCCTGTGTTTGCAGGAAACCAAGGTTCAGGACAGCGAATTTCCTCTGACCGCTCTTGCCGCGTCCGGCTATGACATCACGTTCCGGGGGATGAAAGCGTACAACGGCGTGGCAGTGCTCAGCCGCACCAAGCCTGAAGCGGTGTCTTACGGCTTCGACGACGGGGGTGATGTTGAGGATGCTCGTCTGTTGCGGGTGGTCATTCAGGGGATCCCGATTATCAACACGTATGTGCCGCAAGGATTTGAGATCGACTCCCCCAAGTATCAGTACAAATTGAAATGGTACGAACGTCTACGGAACCACTTCGAATCGCATCTTTCCCCGAAGGAGCCGGCGATCTGGTGTGGAGACATGAATGTGGCCCCAAGACCCATTGATGTCCACAGCCCGGAGAAACATCTGAAACATGTCTGCTACCACGAAGACGCGCGCAATGCCTATGGGAAGACGGTTGCGTGGGGCTTCGAAGATGTGTTCTGCAAACTGTATCCAGATCGCCAGCAATTCACGTTTTTCGACTACCGTGCGCCCAGTGCCCTTGCCGCCAACAAAGGGTGGCGGATCGATCATATCCTCGCGACTGCACCGTTGGCACAACGATGTCAGCGTGTCGATGTAGATTTAGAACCGCGCCGCGCGACAGACCCCTCGGATCACACCGTGCTCTGGGCCGACTTCTCTCTCTAA
- the murJ gene encoding murein biosynthesis integral membrane protein MurJ — MSDPAAPVEPSRPASDETHSVVKAAGLIGVATLSSRILGFVRDMVLARLFGATPAADAFFVAYRVPNLLRELFAEGSMSAAFIPVFTEYYTLKAKRDAWELASATFTTLLTIVTAVTLLGILAAPGIVWLLAPGFRESPDKLALTSLLTQVMFPYLIFISLAALAMGILNSLRAFAAPAFSPVFFNVFTIACMLFLAPWLPEPIIGVAIGIVVGGLAQFAMQLPGLKGRGMLFGWRFNPGHPGVKRIGLLMVPSLLGLSVTQINITVSTILASYFPGGPTYLFYGMRLIQFPLGIFGVALATAILPTLSAQAARGALDELRTTIGFGLRMIFFIILPAMVGLILLRYPIVHLVFEHGSFTQADTLATATALLCYAVGLWAFAGVRIIVSAFYSLQDTRTPAITAGIAVMANILLSLWLMTLLGAAGLALATALASMLNGSILVGVLHRRLGRVAWEAVLRSVARVLGACIPMVAICLWIAGASLWTESGGWILKSAMLFGGIGLSITAYLGVHLVLGSEELDVVLGMVKRKLGRVARKFGAG; from the coding sequence ATGTCGGATCCCGCCGCTCCTGTTGAACCATCTCGACCAGCTTCGGACGAGACCCATTCCGTCGTCAAGGCGGCGGGCCTCATTGGTGTGGCCACATTATCCAGCCGCATCCTCGGATTCGTCCGGGATATGGTGTTGGCCAGACTTTTCGGTGCGACCCCGGCGGCGGACGCATTTTTCGTCGCCTATCGGGTTCCCAATTTGTTACGGGAATTGTTTGCAGAAGGGTCGATGTCGGCGGCCTTCATTCCGGTTTTTACCGAATACTACACTCTGAAAGCCAAACGGGACGCCTGGGAACTGGCCAGCGCCACGTTCACGACGCTGCTCACGATCGTCACCGCCGTTACGTTGCTCGGGATTCTGGCCGCACCCGGTATCGTGTGGCTCCTCGCCCCAGGATTTCGCGAAAGCCCCGACAAGTTGGCGTTGACGAGCCTGTTGACCCAGGTGATGTTTCCCTACCTGATTTTCATCAGTCTGGCCGCGCTCGCCATGGGGATTCTCAATTCGTTGCGGGCCTTTGCCGCCCCGGCTTTCTCGCCGGTCTTCTTCAATGTCTTCACCATTGCTTGCATGCTGTTCCTGGCGCCTTGGCTACCAGAACCTATTATTGGAGTGGCGATCGGCATCGTGGTCGGCGGGCTGGCTCAATTTGCGATGCAGCTCCCCGGCTTGAAGGGCCGCGGCATGCTGTTCGGCTGGCGGTTCAATCCCGGCCATCCCGGTGTGAAACGCATCGGGTTGTTGATGGTGCCTTCGCTGCTGGGATTGTCGGTGACGCAGATTAATATCACCGTCAGCACGATTCTCGCGTCGTATTTCCCCGGCGGTCCGACCTATTTGTTCTACGGCATGCGGCTGATCCAGTTTCCGCTCGGCATTTTCGGGGTGGCGCTGGCGACGGCGATTCTGCCGACCCTTTCCGCCCAGGCCGCCCGCGGGGCGCTCGACGAGTTACGGACGACGATTGGGTTCGGACTCAGGATGATTTTTTTCATCATCCTGCCGGCCATGGTGGGATTGATTCTTCTGCGTTATCCGATCGTGCATCTGGTGTTCGAGCATGGATCGTTTACGCAGGCAGACACGCTGGCCACGGCCACGGCGCTGTTGTGTTACGCCGTCGGACTCTGGGCCTTCGCCGGGGTACGGATTATTGTGTCCGCATTTTATTCGTTGCAGGATACGAGGACGCCGGCGATCACGGCGGGCATCGCCGTCATGGCCAATATTCTCCTGTCGCTCTGGCTGATGACTCTCTTGGGCGCCGCGGGCTTGGCGTTGGCCACGGCCTTGGCGTCTATGCTGAACGGGAGCATTCTTGTCGGGGTCCTCCATCGCCGACTGGGGCGTGTCGCTTGGGAGGCCGTATTGCGATCGGTCGCTCGGGTGCTGGGCGCCTGCATTCCGATGGTCGCGATCTGCTTATGGATCGCGGGTGCTTCACTGTGGACGGAGAGCGGCGGCTGGATCCTGAAGTCCGCCATGCTCTTCGGCGGTATCGGACTGAGCATCACGGCCTATCTCGGGGTGCATCTGGTGCTTGGGTCGGAGGAACTGGACGTGGTATTAGGAATGGTGAAACGAAAACTCGGGCGAGTCGCACGGAAATTCGGCGCAGGATGA
- a CDS encoding mechanosensitive ion channel family protein: MQELLPVIGSSVFFDLLKSILLLLILLIARTILVRWIKGNSTLTIDAKRRWIVTTRNSIVLGLFVGLVVIWAHELEAFAVSLVALAATVVLATKELILCWSGAALRVGGGVYGVGDRIQLGTYRGVVLEYDVFATKLLEIGPGQTSHLYTGRTVVFPNSLLFGNPLIKESPSQEYGLYVLSVPLLSTDNWQAAEQALLTAAKAECAPFMDQMGRQMKLLEQRNLLEAPSPEPRITIQLPEAGRIHLVLRFPAPDRGRSRVEQAILRRYLTSFRP; the protein is encoded by the coding sequence ATGCAAGAGCTGCTGCCGGTGATCGGGTCCAGCGTATTCTTCGATCTCCTGAAGTCCATTCTCCTGCTGCTCATCCTCTTGATCGCGCGAACCATCCTGGTTCGTTGGATTAAGGGCAATTCCACCCTGACCATCGACGCCAAGCGCCGCTGGATTGTGACCACTCGCAACAGTATAGTGTTGGGCCTGTTCGTGGGACTGGTGGTGATTTGGGCCCACGAGTTGGAGGCCTTTGCCGTCTCCCTGGTTGCGCTGGCGGCCACCGTGGTGCTGGCGACGAAAGAATTGATTCTCTGCTGGAGCGGCGCCGCGTTGCGCGTCGGGGGTGGGGTGTACGGTGTGGGAGATCGAATACAGCTGGGGACCTATCGCGGTGTCGTGCTGGAGTATGACGTCTTCGCCACCAAGTTGCTGGAGATTGGCCCAGGGCAGACCTCGCACCTGTATACCGGTCGAACGGTGGTGTTTCCCAATAGCCTCCTCTTCGGGAATCCGTTGATCAAGGAAAGTCCGTCGCAGGAATACGGTCTCTACGTGCTTTCGGTTCCGCTGTTGAGCACCGACAATTGGCAGGCTGCCGAGCAGGCGCTTCTCACTGCTGCCAAGGCAGAGTGCGCGCCCTTCATGGATCAGATGGGGCGGCAGATGAAACTGTTGGAGCAGCGCAATTTGTTGGAGGCCCCTTCGCCGGAGCCTCGCATCACCATTCAACTTCCCGAGGCCGGCCGTATTCACCTGGTCCTTCGCTTTCCGGCTCCGGACCGCGGACGTTCGCGAGTCGAGCAGGCCATCCTGCGTCGTTACCTGACCTCCTTCCGCCCGTAA
- a CDS encoding TPM domain-containing protein produces MRLCGRVRKAVLAGWVWLVLMPGLPALALDVPSLSGPVVDVAHVLPPATVEQLSQELRAHEAKTSNQVVVLIVPSLEGEPLFDFSHRVATTWKLGRKGTDNGVLLLVALKDRKVRLEVGYGLEGALTDARSAQIIRNEIVPRFRTGEFAAGITVGVRAVLSTIEGTYHVPERPTVSPSDSDRLGQVLLAVIVGVVIGLLFSRAHRVLGPVVGGGLSFVAAPWLVPALIAGGLSLLLVSLLGGWGLSVGPRRGRRTSGFDETWFSTQRGGWGSGDLSGSFGGGGDFGGGGASGDW; encoded by the coding sequence ATGCGGCTGTGTGGCCGAGTAAGGAAAGCTGTCCTTGCCGGATGGGTATGGCTCGTGCTGATGCCCGGCCTTCCGGCCTTGGCGCTGGACGTTCCCTCGCTCAGCGGCCCTGTGGTCGATGTGGCGCATGTTTTGCCGCCTGCCACAGTCGAGCAATTGAGCCAAGAACTCCGCGCTCATGAAGCGAAGACCTCCAACCAGGTGGTGGTACTGATTGTGCCATCACTGGAGGGCGAGCCGCTGTTCGATTTTTCCCATCGCGTGGCGACGACCTGGAAGCTGGGTCGGAAGGGCACGGACAACGGCGTCTTGCTCCTCGTGGCGCTCAAGGATCGAAAAGTTCGTCTGGAAGTCGGCTATGGGCTTGAAGGGGCCTTGACCGACGCACGCTCAGCTCAGATCATCAGAAACGAAATCGTGCCGCGGTTTCGGACCGGCGAGTTTGCGGCGGGTATCACCGTCGGGGTGCGGGCTGTGTTAAGCACCATCGAGGGGACCTACCATGTTCCTGAACGCCCTACGGTTAGCCCTTCAGATAGTGACAGGCTGGGGCAGGTCTTGTTGGCCGTGATCGTCGGCGTGGTGATCGGCCTCTTGTTTTCCCGGGCCCACCGAGTCCTCGGGCCTGTCGTGGGCGGTGGTTTGTCGTTCGTCGCGGCGCCGTGGCTGGTCCCCGCCCTCATCGCCGGCGGGTTAAGTCTGTTGCTGGTGAGTCTGTTGGGTGGATGGGGGCTATCGGTCGGGCCGAGGCGAGGGCGTCGCACCAGCGGGTTCGATGAGACCTGGTTCAGCACTCAGCGAGGAGGGTGGGGAAGCGGTGATCTGAGCGGGTCATTCGGCGGCGGCGGGGATTTTGGAGGAGGAGGTGCCAGTGGCGACTGGTGA
- a CDS encoding LemA family protein, whose amino-acid sequence MSMIVARMVLVSLLLTGMLTSSGCGYNDLQGLDEDTKAAWSEVINQYQRRADLIPNLVNTVKGYAAHERETLESVVQARARATNVQITPEFLKDEAAFKKFQEAQQGLSGALGRLLALAEQYPNLKADQGFRDLQSQLEGTENRITVARKRYIEKVAEFNKMVRYFPTNLTAKFLLHLDEKANFTVADEKAVAKPPEVKF is encoded by the coding sequence ATGAGCATGATTGTTGCGCGAATGGTGCTGGTATCGTTGCTGCTCACAGGCATGTTGACCTCATCGGGGTGCGGGTACAACGATCTGCAGGGGCTCGATGAAGACACCAAAGCCGCATGGAGCGAGGTCATCAACCAATATCAACGCCGGGCCGACTTAATTCCCAATCTGGTGAATACGGTCAAAGGCTACGCTGCGCATGAAAGGGAGACCTTGGAGAGTGTGGTGCAGGCGCGCGCCAGGGCCACCAATGTGCAGATCACGCCGGAGTTCCTCAAGGACGAGGCGGCCTTCAAGAAATTCCAGGAGGCGCAGCAAGGCCTGTCCGGAGCGCTCGGGCGTTTGCTTGCACTGGCGGAACAGTATCCCAACCTCAAAGCGGATCAAGGGTTCCGCGATCTTCAAAGCCAATTGGAAGGAACTGAAAACCGCATCACCGTGGCGCGCAAGCGCTACATCGAGAAGGTGGCGGAGTTCAACAAGATGGTCCGCTACTTCCCCACGAACCTGACGGCCAAATTCCTTCTCCATTTAGACGAGAAGGCCAACTTCACCGTGGCCGACGAAAAAGCTGTGGCGAAGCCGCCGGAAGTAAAGTTCTAA
- a CDS encoding DUF1653 domain-containing protein → MIKPGRYRHYKGKDYEVLGVARHSETEEEYVVYRQLYGEGGLWIRPASMFAESVSLGGEHVPRFRRLEEGPA, encoded by the coding sequence ATGATCAAACCCGGTCGCTATCGTCACTATAAAGGGAAGGACTACGAAGTGCTCGGCGTGGCCAGGCATTCGGAAACCGAAGAAGAATATGTCGTCTATCGACAACTCTATGGGGAAGGCGGGTTGTGGATCAGACCGGCAAGCATGTTTGCCGAATCGGTTTCACTCGGCGGGGAGCATGTGCCTCGATTCCGTCGGCTCGAGGAAGGTCCAGCGTGA
- a CDS encoding dihydrolipoyl dehydrogenase family protein, translating to MVYPYTFQPAGQSIEPGMSSQLSQRTDRRHDVVVIGGGSAGYAAARTARDAGADVAIVDQGPLGGLCILRGCMPTKTILRSAEIMALMKRAREFGLAPVNAQADLAAIVDRKNRLVQEFADYRIAALRDPGFTLYESRAEFISPHEIRVGTLHIRGNAFVIATGSRPAEIAIPGLDQAGYLTSDDMLDVRRAPSSLLVLGGGLVAVEFAQFFARIGTKVTMLQRGATLLSDMDQDVGQALEAAFQAEGIEVITGVSFQQVTSTPTEKTVHFRQGSAVHSRSAELIFQALGRRPNLNGLNVEAAGVDVIDGRLVVGPDMRTSQPHIFAVGDVNDLTPIVHLAIQQGETAAWNATHAEGPARVIDHRLDSEMVFTDPQVAVAGLSERQCRARSIPYLTASYPFADHGKAMCLGASHGFVKLLCRPDTGELLGAQIVGPEAAELIHELIAVMYFHGTAQDLLRIPHYHPTLAEIVTYPAESILEQMGQA from the coding sequence ATGGTGTATCCTTACACGTTCCAACCTGCGGGACAGTCTATCGAACCGGGCATGTCATCACAACTCTCTCAACGCACTGACCGTCGGCATGATGTCGTGGTGATCGGCGGCGGATCGGCCGGGTACGCTGCCGCGCGGACGGCGCGCGACGCCGGCGCAGATGTCGCGATCGTCGATCAGGGGCCGCTGGGGGGACTCTGTATCTTGCGTGGCTGTATGCCGACCAAGACAATCCTTCGCTCCGCCGAAATCATGGCGCTGATGAAACGTGCGCGGGAGTTCGGGCTGGCTCCGGTGAACGCGCAGGCCGACCTTGCGGCCATCGTGGATCGCAAGAACCGGTTGGTGCAGGAATTCGCAGACTATCGCATCGCCGCATTGCGTGATCCAGGGTTCACCCTCTATGAGTCCCGCGCCGAGTTTATCTCGCCCCACGAGATTCGCGTGGGCACGCTGCATATTCGCGGCAACGCCTTTGTGATCGCCACCGGATCGCGCCCGGCTGAAATCGCGATTCCTGGGCTGGACCAGGCCGGGTATCTGACCAGCGATGACATGCTCGATGTGCGTCGCGCGCCGTCGTCATTGCTGGTATTGGGAGGCGGGCTGGTTGCAGTGGAGTTTGCGCAATTCTTCGCCCGCATCGGCACCAAGGTGACCATGTTGCAACGCGGTGCGACGCTCTTGTCCGATATGGATCAGGATGTCGGGCAGGCACTGGAAGCCGCGTTCCAAGCCGAAGGCATTGAGGTGATCACTGGAGTATCGTTCCAGCAGGTGACGTCGACGCCGACTGAGAAGACAGTGCATTTCCGTCAGGGAAGTGCCGTGCATTCGCGATCAGCCGAGCTCATTTTTCAGGCGCTGGGGCGTCGTCCGAACCTGAACGGGCTCAATGTGGAGGCGGCCGGAGTGGACGTCATCGATGGTCGTCTGGTTGTCGGCCCCGATATGCGGACTTCGCAGCCGCACATTTTTGCCGTGGGAGACGTCAACGATCTCACGCCCATCGTCCATTTGGCGATTCAGCAAGGTGAGACGGCCGCGTGGAATGCGACCCATGCAGAGGGGCCCGCGCGGGTCATCGATCACCGGCTTGACAGTGAAATGGTCTTCACCGATCCGCAGGTGGCGGTTGCAGGGCTGAGCGAGCGTCAATGTCGAGCGCGGTCGATCCCGTATTTGACGGCGTCCTACCCGTTTGCCGATCATGGGAAGGCCATGTGCCTGGGGGCGTCCCATGGATTCGTGAAATTGCTGTGCCGGCCGGATACCGGTGAACTGTTGGGGGCTCAGATTGTTGGCCCCGAAGCCGCGGAATTGATCCATGAACTCATTGCCGTGATGTATTTTCATGGGACGGCACAGGATCTGCTCCGCATTCCGCATTATCATCCTACGCTCGCGGAGATCGTGACCTATCCCGCGGAATCCATCCTCGAGCAAATGGGGCAGGCATGA
- a CDS encoding methylated-DNA--[protein]-cysteine S-methyltransferase, which yields MTQASTFKTPWGWVTITASEKGLTSIDLSPSARVSESGPVGDDPAGAIVEEAKRQLLAYLDGARREFSLPVDWSAGTTFQRNVWRAITKIPYGRLRSYQWVAVRVGGKQYARAVGMALGANPVPIVVPCHRIVAHDGSLGGFSCGLPLKRRLLKLEGTLDQLLS from the coding sequence ATGACGCAGGCCAGCACGTTCAAGACACCTTGGGGCTGGGTGACGATCACCGCCTCAGAGAAGGGATTGACCTCGATCGACCTGTCTCCTTCGGCCCGCGTGAGCGAGTCGGGACCAGTGGGAGATGATCCTGCCGGTGCCATTGTGGAGGAGGCGAAGCGACAGCTATTGGCCTACCTGGATGGGGCGAGGCGTGAGTTTTCGCTCCCGGTGGATTGGTCGGCGGGAACGACGTTCCAACGAAACGTGTGGCGAGCGATCACCAAGATTCCCTACGGCCGGCTGCGCTCCTATCAATGGGTTGCCGTGCGGGTCGGTGGGAAACAGTATGCGAGAGCCGTGGGGATGGCCCTGGGGGCGAATCCGGTACCCATCGTGGTGCCCTGTCATCGGATCGTGGCGCATGATGGATCGTTGGGCGGGTTTTCCTGCGGGTTGCCGCTGAAACGGCGTCTCCTCAAACTGGAAGGGACGCTTGATCAACTCCTGTCCTAG
- a CDS encoding PilZ domain-containing protein has product MLDRREHLRIPVRLFLSFSGGKIRGEGTVLDISMGGCVIESQASVHVDDIFYLQIVLENEQAPLEVAAMVRSVSSRGIAFKFLRSAQENKRLLAFVQSKTEILGTHSSV; this is encoded by the coding sequence ATGCTCGATCGTCGCGAACATTTGCGTATCCCGGTTCGACTGTTTTTGTCGTTCTCGGGAGGCAAGATACGTGGTGAAGGTACGGTGCTGGATATCTCGATGGGAGGATGTGTGATCGAGAGTCAGGCGTCGGTCCACGTGGACGACATTTTCTATCTGCAAATCGTGCTCGAAAATGAGCAGGCTCCACTCGAGGTTGCGGCGATGGTCCGATCCGTCAGCTCACGTGGCATTGCGTTTAAGTTTCTCCGCTCCGCGCAGGAGAACAAACGGCTCTTAGCGTTTGTGCAATCCAAGACGGAAATCTTGGGCACACACTCGTCCGTCTGA
- a CDS encoding MEKHLA domain-containing protein, whose protein sequence is MDDSIQVWRRPEVVEWSQWLLDSYRQCVGQELMQRVGGPEAQAQALFTAPFVVVSHGTQDDPILNYGSQLALTLWEMTWEQLVQTPSRLTAEPVNRAERERMLERARVQGYLDNYRGVRISRGGRRFLIEQALVWTVVDQAGHRRGQAATFSRWTFLEPTESRHMLPAE, encoded by the coding sequence GTGGACGATTCGATTCAGGTGTGGCGCAGGCCGGAAGTGGTTGAGTGGTCGCAATGGTTGCTCGACAGCTATCGCCAGTGCGTGGGCCAGGAGCTGATGCAGCGGGTGGGCGGACCTGAAGCGCAGGCCCAGGCGTTGTTTACCGCGCCATTTGTGGTGGTGTCGCATGGGACGCAAGACGATCCGATTTTGAATTACGGATCGCAACTGGCGCTGACCCTCTGGGAGATGACGTGGGAGCAGTTGGTCCAGACTCCGTCCCGGTTGACGGCGGAACCGGTGAATCGTGCCGAGCGGGAACGCATGCTGGAACGGGCCCGAGTCCAGGGGTACCTCGACAATTATCGAGGGGTCAGAATTTCACGTGGCGGGCGCCGGTTTCTCATTGAGCAGGCCCTCGTGTGGACGGTCGTCGATCAAGCAGGGCATCGCCGGGGACAAGCCGCCACGTTTTCACGCTGGACCTTCCTCGAGCCGACGGAATCGAGGCACATGCTCCCCGCCGAGTGA
- a CDS encoding tetratricopeptide repeat protein — MRRLGIAAPSVVLALALVSCGQQTWDAAMQAGEAAVQRGQYDEAERIYAAAIKKAEEFGRHDRRVAVTLARLAQAYSAQGKYVEAEPMYLEALKIYQEVHGENHLDVAAMLNNLGVLHRKHGQFADAQRLLTRALAIKETLLGKEHLEVALALSNLAALSMAQGEAGQASTLLARALAVREKQLGADHPDVAKTLVDYAAALRKVGRNAEADALDARAGEIRAKAKS; from the coding sequence ATGAGACGACTTGGTATCGCAGCTCCGTCCGTCGTGCTGGCCCTCGCGCTGGTATCCTGCGGGCAGCAGACCTGGGATGCCGCGATGCAGGCCGGCGAGGCGGCAGTGCAGCGGGGACAGTATGACGAAGCCGAACGGATTTATGCTGCCGCGATCAAGAAGGCTGAAGAGTTCGGGCGACATGATCGCCGGGTTGCGGTCACACTGGCCCGCCTCGCGCAGGCCTACAGCGCGCAAGGGAAATATGTCGAGGCCGAACCGATGTATCTGGAGGCGCTCAAGATCTACCAGGAGGTGCATGGCGAGAATCACTTGGATGTGGCGGCCATGCTGAACAACCTCGGCGTGTTGCACCGCAAGCACGGGCAATTTGCCGACGCCCAGCGACTGTTGACCCGCGCGCTGGCCATCAAAGAGACTTTGCTCGGGAAAGAGCATCTTGAAGTCGCGCTGGCGCTGAGTAACCTGGCCGCGCTGTCCATGGCGCAAGGTGAGGCCGGGCAGGCCTCCACGCTGCTTGCGCGGGCCTTGGCGGTGCGGGAAAAGCAGTTGGGGGCCGATCATCCCGATGTGGCCAAGACGCTCGTGGATTACGCTGCTGCGTTGCGCAAGGTCGGGCGGAACGCTGAGGCAGATGCGCTTGACGCACGAGCAGGCGAGATTCGAGCGAAGGCGAAGTCCTGA